In Methanolacinia paynteri, the following proteins share a genomic window:
- a CDS encoding ABC transporter ATP-binding protein, which translates to MIEFRDLVKTYNGVNAVDGLSLTINDGEIYGLLGPNGAGKSTTILMLCGLIQPDSGECLINGVEVSKNPIEVKKNIGYMPEDVGFYQNMSAAQNLDFFARLFGIPADERGARIDSLLELVGLGGVEKKVGGFSKGMRQRLGIAKTLINDPDVIILDEPTANLDPQGVADYRRIIRQISESGKTVLVSSHILSEVSKVCTKIGIMCRGKIVHEGSWDNFADSINSLNLPELRINVETTTPMGELTVPGIIEADYSSDRKKVKIISSSDIRAEIAEELFSLKIIPREISLDSTTVEDAILSFYNSEEALP; encoded by the coding sequence CTGATTGAATTCAGGGATCTTGTCAAGACATACAATGGTGTAAATGCTGTTGACGGACTCTCGTTAACAATAAATGACGGTGAAATATACGGACTTCTGGGACCCAACGGGGCGGGAAAAAGCACCACTATACTAATGCTTTGCGGCCTTATACAACCTGATTCCGGTGAATGCCTGATTAACGGGGTTGAAGTGTCGAAAAACCCGATAGAAGTAAAGAAGAATATCGGCTATATGCCCGAGGATGTGGGTTTTTACCAGAACATGAGTGCAGCACAGAATCTTGATTTTTTCGCCAGGCTCTTCGGGATTCCTGCAGATGAAAGAGGGGCCAGGATCGACTCTCTTCTTGAACTCGTCGGACTTGGCGGTGTTGAAAAGAAAGTCGGAGGATTTTCAAAAGGGATGAGGCAAAGGCTTGGGATTGCAAAGACCCTTATAAACGACCCGGATGTAATTATTCTCGACGAACCGACTGCAAACCTCGACCCGCAGGGTGTCGCGGACTACAGGAGAATAATCAGGCAAATATCGGAATCGGGAAAAACAGTCCTTGTATCCTCGCACATTCTTTCAGAGGTCAGCAAAGTCTGTACAAAGATCGGAATTATGTGCAGGGGAAAGATTGTACACGAGGGAAGCTGGGATAATTTTGCGGACTCCATAAACAGCCTGAACCTGCCGGAGTTAAGAATCAATGTGGAGACGACAACGCCGATGGGGGAACTGACGGTCCCAGGCATTATTGAAGCCGATTATTCTTCTGATCGTAAAAAAGTCAAAATCATCTCCTCATCCGATATCAGAGCGGAAATTGCCGAAGAATTGTTTTCATTGAAAATTATTCCAAGAGAGATTTCACTGGATTCCACAACCGTAGAGGATGCAATTCTGTCTTTCTATAATTCAGAAGAGGCACTGCCATGA
- a CDS encoding PAS domain S-box protein, producing MIDEGYIPDNNPIKKIAPFLIVATAIICIFLTIYCLLAGINNIYPHLYYIPIILTAIFYPKKGTAFAILLGILFLFITFVVTEADSVLLAENFIRIIVFVALAYIVSKASFHLREENLKYRNLIDSSGAASAVLNDKGKIVHANSAFENITGRTLKELKRMNWVSVFEDECRSTALILYRSSIKREHQDKSNQDLIVRSRQGKEYNVLATIRHVSELGITLISLVDVTEKKNIEKMIGAQKERYKKLFQESTEGIFIHNSDGRIFNANPEALRIAGMDLRELKNTNLKSIIPREFHNAYKYAVRNDLEEGKTFKMEPWIKSKTGERIDLDLISVMVDKKTKVIQSITRDITIRKKNEKALGIAMKKLNLLSSITRHDILNHIMVAKANLVFAIEDTKDESIKSFLEKSVLAMDTIQHQIEFSRDYQDMGGNPPKWHKLDDVIDSCIKSQNLPPGILVQKKIQNIEIFADPMFEKVICNLIGNSIMHGGEISRISFSTEEEYDSYNLIFEDDGKGIPEKEKHIIFKAGYGRNHGFGLYLVSEILSITGASIRETGIENKGARFEIMFPKEDLRFERHESGG from the coding sequence ATGATCGATGAGGGATATATACCGGACAATAATCCCATAAAAAAAATCGCCCCTTTCCTGATTGTAGCAACTGCTATAATCTGCATTTTTCTGACAATCTACTGTCTTCTTGCAGGTATCAATAATATTTACCCTCATCTTTATTATATCCCAATCATCCTGACCGCAATATTCTATCCAAAAAAAGGAACTGCATTTGCAATTCTGCTGGGCATCCTCTTTCTGTTCATAACATTTGTTGTAACTGAGGCAGATTCGGTTTTACTTGCCGAAAATTTCATTCGTATTATAGTATTCGTAGCCCTTGCATATATCGTATCGAAGGCCTCGTTCCATTTGAGAGAAGAAAATTTAAAATACAGAAACCTGATAGACAGTTCGGGTGCCGCATCCGCTGTTCTTAATGATAAAGGAAAGATCGTCCATGCAAATTCGGCCTTTGAAAATATTACAGGCAGAACACTGAAAGAATTAAAACGGATGAACTGGGTCTCGGTATTTGAGGATGAGTGCAGGAGCACAGCACTTATACTCTACAGGAGCTCGATAAAGAGAGAGCATCAGGATAAATCCAACCAGGATCTGATTGTAAGATCAAGACAGGGAAAAGAATACAATGTACTGGCGACTATCAGGCACGTCAGTGAGCTTGGCATTACCCTGATATCTCTCGTGGACGTAACCGAAAAGAAAAATATCGAAAAGATGATCGGTGCCCAAAAGGAGAGATATAAAAAATTATTTCAGGAGTCAACAGAAGGGATTTTCATACATAATTCAGATGGCAGGATCTTTAATGCAAATCCCGAGGCCCTGAGAATTGCAGGAATGGATCTCCGGGAACTAAAAAATACCAACCTGAAATCCATAATCCCGCGGGAATTTCACAATGCCTATAAATATGCGGTCAGGAACGATCTTGAAGAAGGTAAAACCTTCAAAATGGAGCCATGGATAAAGTCGAAGACAGGAGAACGGATCGATCTCGACCTGATCTCCGTCATGGTCGATAAAAAGACAAAGGTTATCCAAAGCATAACCCGGGATATAACAATCAGAAAAAAGAATGAGAAGGCCCTGGGAATTGCGATGAAGAAACTTAACCTGCTTTCTTCAATTACACGGCACGATATCCTGAATCATATCATGGTCGCCAAAGCCAACCTCGTATTTGCGATAGAAGATACAAAAGATGAATCCATTAAGAGTTTCCTTGAAAAATCAGTACTAGCGATGGATACGATACAGCACCAGATCGAATTCAGCAGGGACTACCAGGATATGGGTGGAAATCCTCCCAAATGGCACAAACTGGACGATGTCATCGACTCATGCATAAAATCGCAGAACCTTCCTCCGGGGATTCTCGTTCAGAAAAAAATCCAGAACATCGAGATCTTCGCGGACCCCATGTTTGAAAAAGTTATCTGCAACCTTATAGGAAATTCCATAATGCACGGAGGAGAGATCAGCAGGATTTCATTCTCCACGGAGGAGGAGTACGATTCTTACAACCTGATATTCGAGGATGACGGGAAAGGAATCCCGGAGAAAGAAAAACACATCATATTCAAAGCAGGATACGGGAGAAATCACGGTTTCGGCCTTTATCTGGTATCCGAAATCCTCTCGATTACGGGAGCCTCGATAAGAGAGACTGGGATCGAGAATAAAGGAGCAAGGTTTGAGATTATGTTCCCGAAAGAAGATCTCCGTTTTGAACGGCATGAATCAGGCGGATAA
- a CDS encoding phosphoribulokinase, whose translation MDYSRETNLKNFRHAVDSSDSTFIIGVAGDSGSGKTTFTRAIRSIFGDDMVTTISLDDYHVLDRDERKRTGITPLSPEANNFSLLEEHVALLKEGKSIDKPVYNHDSGKIEGPVRLSPSRIIIIEGLHPLFTEKLRELIDFSIYVSPDTDVKYYWKIKRDVNLRGYREEEVLAELESRRADYENYVHPQIKFADAVIGISKSRYADIMNERGVYRVVLYQKKQDRTIRNINLNFDLFAINSLAERGFSFDFSIIEKYKKKMGALSLDGEFRHEVVNLLEKGIEMQTGIGPVSVYSDRSYVTATEMVELILSWRIINRRMDMKYGSGVSS comes from the coding sequence ATGGATTATAGCCGGGAGACTAATTTAAAAAATTTCAGGCATGCGGTCGACTCTTCTGATAGCACTTTTATAATCGGCGTTGCAGGAGATTCGGGTTCGGGAAAGACCACCTTTACAAGAGCAATCCGATCGATATTTGGGGATGATATGGTAACCACGATATCGCTTGACGATTATCATGTTCTTGACCGGGATGAAAGAAAAAGGACGGGCATAACCCCGCTTTCTCCTGAGGCCAACAATTTTTCACTTCTTGAAGAGCATGTAGCCCTGCTGAAAGAAGGAAAATCCATCGACAAGCCCGTGTATAATCATGATTCGGGAAAGATCGAAGGTCCTGTCCGGCTGTCTCCGTCGAGGATAATAATCATAGAAGGTCTTCACCCTCTTTTTACCGAGAAACTTCGTGAACTTATCGATTTCTCCATATATGTAAGCCCGGACACCGATGTAAAGTATTACTGGAAGATAAAACGGGATGTAAACCTGAGAGGGTACAGGGAAGAGGAAGTCCTTGCCGAACTTGAGAGCCGGAGGGCCGATTATGAAAACTATGTCCATCCCCAGATAAAATTTGCCGACGCCGTTATCGGGATTTCAAAGAGCCGCTATGCGGATATAATGAACGAAAGAGGGGTTTACAGGGTTGTCCTTTATCAAAAGAAGCAGGATCGGACTATCAGGAATATCAACCTGAACTTCGATCTGTTTGCAATAAATTCCCTGGCTGAAAGAGGTTTTTCATTCGATTTCAGCATTATAGAAAAATATAAGAAAAAAATGGGAGCATTAAGCCTGGACGGAGAATTCAGGCATGAGGTAGTGAATCTCCTTGAAAAGGGCATTGAGATGCAGACCGGTATCGGGCCTGTGTCTGTATATTCTGACAGGAGTTATGTTACTGCGACGGAGATGGTGGAGCTTATCCTTTCCTGGAGAATAATCAACAGGCGTATGGACATGAAGTACGGGAGCGGCGTCTCATCCTGA
- a CDS encoding ABC transporter ATP-binding protein, which translates to MLKIEDLHVSVEGKEVLHDINLHIREGETHVLMGPNGSGKTTLLRSIMGFSGYEITSGKIFFKGRDVTDLPLNERARFGMGMMFQRPPTISGLKLGKLLSATSGGNVGSIGRYSSQMNMASFLDRDVNAGFSGGEIKRSEVLQLLIQQPDFVMLDEPESGVDLENIALIGHSIARLVDKDRHIIDRYKSGLIITHTGYILDYLDADAGHMLCDGEIKCHGNPREILKVIQEKGYQECIRCQK; encoded by the coding sequence ATGTTAAAGATCGAAGACCTTCATGTCAGTGTGGAGGGCAAAGAGGTTCTGCACGATATCAATCTGCATATCCGGGAAGGCGAAACCCATGTACTTATGGGTCCCAACGGCTCGGGAAAGACCACGCTCTTAAGATCTATCATGGGTTTTTCAGGGTATGAGATTACATCGGGAAAGATCTTCTTCAAAGGAAGAGACGTCACCGATCTGCCGCTAAATGAAAGAGCGAGATTTGGAATGGGGATGATGTTCCAGCGTCCCCCCACGATTTCCGGTCTGAAACTGGGTAAACTTCTGTCAGCCACGTCCGGGGGCAATGTCGGCAGTATCGGGAGATATTCGTCTCAGATGAATATGGCGTCATTTCTTGACAGGGACGTCAACGCAGGCTTTTCAGGAGGAGAGATCAAAAGAAGCGAGGTTCTCCAGCTTCTTATCCAGCAGCCGGATTTCGTTATGCTCGACGAACCTGAAAGCGGGGTAGATCTTGAAAATATCGCACTAATCGGGCACTCGATCGCAAGGCTCGTCGATAAGGATCGCCATATAATTGACAGGTACAAATCAGGGCTCATCATAACGCACACGGGATATATTCTCGACTATCTTGACGCCGATGCCGGTCATATGCTCTGTGACGGCGAGATAAAATGCCACGGAAACCCGAGAGAGATACTGAAGGTCATACAGGAGAAAGGCTACCAGGAGTGTATCAGATGCCAGAAATAA
- a CDS encoding SufD family Fe-S cluster assembly protein encodes MPEIIDEIPEEDRKRMELSGFEFDAQKRSGSFIQRDQHIHLSSSKVEGIEMLPIEIALKKYDWLKDYYWNLVDRDKDEYTKFVAEKEEKEGPRGFVVLARKGSKNIFPLQSCLFMKSAEIQTVHNIIIAEEGAELHLITGCTSSIGREKGTHYGITEIYVGKDAQVSNTMIHTWGENINVFPRSATKVEENGTFLSNYISLKPVGKVQMYPVADLAGKNSVARFNSVVLAPKGSHLDLGQRALLNGEGSSAELISRVITSGGVVFARSHIAGISENTKGHIECKGLILEDGVIHSIPEVEGRLKNTELTHEAAVGKIARDEIEYLMARGLDEEEATATIIRGFLDVRIKGLPDSLQKEIDAAIDAAESGF; translated from the coding sequence ATGCCAGAAATAATCGATGAAATACCTGAAGAAGACAGAAAACGTATGGAGCTTTCAGGGTTCGAGTTCGACGCCCAGAAAAGATCGGGTAGTTTTATCCAGAGAGATCAGCATATTCATCTCTCTTCATCGAAGGTTGAAGGAATCGAGATGCTCCCGATCGAGATCGCCCTTAAAAAATATGACTGGCTTAAGGACTATTACTGGAATCTTGTCGACCGGGATAAAGACGAGTACACGAAGTTTGTAGCGGAAAAGGAAGAAAAAGAGGGTCCCCGCGGTTTCGTAGTTCTCGCGAGAAAGGGCAGCAAAAATATCTTTCCCCTCCAGTCCTGTCTCTTCATGAAGTCGGCGGAGATCCAGACAGTCCACAATATAATTATCGCAGAGGAAGGTGCCGAGCTTCACCTGATTACCGGCTGTACCAGCAGTATCGGCAGGGAGAAGGGGACACATTACGGCATAACCGAGATATATGTCGGGAAGGATGCCCAGGTCAGCAATACAATGATCCACACCTGGGGAGAAAACATAAACGTATTCCCCCGGAGTGCGACAAAAGTTGAAGAAAACGGAACATTCCTCTCGAATTACATCAGCCTGAAACCTGTCGGGAAGGTCCAGATGTATCCTGTCGCCGATCTTGCCGGTAAAAATTCGGTTGCCCGTTTCAACTCCGTTGTTCTGGCACCGAAAGGATCTCATCTCGACCTGGGCCAGCGTGCACTACTTAACGGCGAGGGTTCGAGCGCCGAACTTATTTCAAGGGTAATCACCTCGGGAGGCGTCGTATTTGCAAGATCTCATATTGCAGGAATTTCGGAGAACACCAAGGGCCATATAGAGTGCAAGGGTCTCATCCTTGAAGACGGTGTAATACATTCGATTCCTGAAGTGGAGGGGCGGCTTAAGAACACCGAACTTACGCATGAGGCGGCGGTCGGAAAGATCGCACGCGATGAGATCGAATATCTTATGGCGAGGGGTCTCGATGAGGAGGAGGCCACTGCAACAATTATCAGGGGATTCCTTGATGTCAGGATCAAAGGACTGCCCGATTCACTTCAGAAAGAGATCGATGCCGCAATTGATGCGGCCGAATCCGGATTCTGA